From the Chitinophaga lutea genome, one window contains:
- a CDS encoding HD domain-containing protein, giving the protein MANNHSELIGITTAFVQQELAEAEGGHDWWHIYRVWQQARHIAAEENVDLVVVELAALLHDIADPKFHGGDESIGPAKAAAFMRAQAVPEETAWHVENIIRYMSFKNALEKRVFYSPEMGVVQDADRLDAMGAIGIARAFNYGGFKNRALYDPAVAPNLQMSKEEYKHSSAPTINHFYEKLLLLKDMMNTATGRRLAAERHAYMETYLERFYKEWEGEW; this is encoded by the coding sequence ATGGCAAATAATCACAGCGAGCTCATCGGTATTACAACAGCATTCGTACAACAGGAACTGGCGGAAGCCGAAGGCGGCCACGACTGGTGGCACATTTACCGCGTATGGCAGCAGGCACGCCATATTGCGGCGGAAGAAAATGTGGACTTGGTGGTGGTGGAGCTCGCCGCGCTCCTGCACGATATTGCGGACCCCAAATTTCACGGCGGCGACGAAAGTATCGGCCCCGCGAAAGCCGCCGCGTTCATGCGCGCGCAGGCCGTGCCAGAAGAAACGGCATGGCACGTGGAAAACATCATCCGTTACATGTCGTTTAAAAATGCACTGGAGAAGCGCGTATTTTATTCTCCCGAAATGGGCGTGGTGCAGGATGCTGACCGGCTCGACGCGATGGGCGCCATCGGCATCGCCCGTGCATTCAACTATGGCGGGTTTAAGAACAGGGCGCTCTACGACCCTGCCGTGGCGCCTAACCTGCAGATGAGCAAAGAGGAATACAAACATTCCTCCGCCCCCACCATCAACCATTTCTACGAAAAACTGCTGCTGCTCAAAGACATGATGAACACCGCCACCGGCCGCAGACTGGCCGCGGAACGGCATGCGTACATGGAAACCTACCTTGAAAGGTTTTACAAAGAGTGGGAAGGCGAATGGTAG
- a CDS encoding alpha/beta hydrolase → MKPMQFLLFFCLLFTAACTEKEPAKPSSGETVRLTNVAYGQHARHKMDVALPANRSEQTPVVVLIHGGAWMAGNKEDMKGFQDFLLQNGIASISINYRYADASLHYAALMEDVHKAVSLCAANAATWGIRNTRFIICGASAGAHLSLLYGYKYDSGGRISGIISMAGPTDLTNITMLNYAASVGLGTAIFNIVGAAYTGSQPLAPQFAEASPVHQLKNIPTLLIHGTADNVVLYSQAEILTAKLQQQTVTYKLVSLPNEGHDLGLGKPAVLQLVTTEIINWINKYGK, encoded by the coding sequence CCTGTTTTTCTGCCTGCTGTTTACCGCCGCGTGCACGGAAAAAGAACCCGCGAAACCATCTTCCGGCGAAACGGTGCGCCTCACCAACGTGGCGTATGGCCAGCATGCCCGGCATAAAATGGATGTGGCATTACCTGCCAACCGCAGCGAACAGACGCCGGTTGTGGTGTTGATCCATGGCGGCGCCTGGATGGCGGGCAACAAGGAAGATATGAAGGGTTTCCAGGATTTCCTGCTGCAAAACGGCATTGCCAGCATATCCATCAACTACCGGTATGCAGACGCCAGTCTTCACTACGCCGCATTAATGGAAGACGTGCACAAAGCCGTCAGCTTATGCGCCGCCAACGCCGCCACATGGGGCATCCGCAATACCCGTTTCATCATCTGCGGCGCCAGCGCGGGCGCTCACCTGTCATTATTATACGGTTATAAATACGACAGCGGCGGGCGTATCAGCGGCATCATCTCGATGGCCGGGCCCACCGATCTCACCAATATCACCATGCTGAATTACGCGGCCTCCGTGGGCCTGGGCACCGCCATCTTCAATATCGTGGGCGCAGCCTACACCGGGAGCCAGCCCCTGGCGCCGCAATTCGCGGAAGCCAGCCCCGTTCACCAGCTGAAAAACATCCCCACCCTGCTCATTCACGGCACCGCCGATAACGTGGTATTATACAGCCAGGCGGAGATACTGACGGCCAAACTGCAGCAGCAGACGGTGACATATAAACTCGTCAGTCTTCCCAACGAAGGGCACGACCTTGGTCTTGGCAAACCCGCAGTCTTACAACTGGTTACAACAGAAATCATCAACTGGATAAACAAGTATGGCAAATAA